One Ricinus communis isolate WT05 ecotype wild-type chromosome 1, ASM1957865v1, whole genome shotgun sequence DNA window includes the following coding sequences:
- the LOC8267691 gene encoding disease resistance protein RUN1 isoform X1 — protein MANSSNPSWKYDVFISFRGEDTRKNFTSHLYAALRQKGINAFKDDRQLERGKTISQELVKAIRASKILMIIFSRNYAFSRWCLEEAVEIAECAKGNGQMVVPVFYNVNPNEVRKQTGDFGKAFGEHQLRFRNNLLTVQRWRLALTQLGSLSGWDLQERTESELIEEIIKDVLGKLRKSSLMSGAAMDFVGMNSRLVEMSMYLDMGRLNDVLFIGISGMGGIGKTTIARVVYEELASQFEGSSFLANVREVKEKHGLVPLQQQLLSEILMDGNIAIWDAHCGTSEIVNRMCKKRVLLILDDVNQLEQLKLLAGRHDWFGSGSRIIITTRDEHLLKCHGVDKIYKVQGLSQDESIHLFCLRAFKSDYPADDYVELSNEFVNYCNGLPLALDVLGSFLFDKSVNEWTSALRRLKQIPNQEILEKLFISFDGLEEVEKKIFLDIACFFNGEDKDYVIKVLESRGFYPHVGIRDLINKSLITISKERIWMHDLLQEMGREIVRQESQEEPGKRSRLWLYEDVYHVLSNDTGTEQVEAIVLDSCEQEDEELSAKAFTKMKRLRFLKLRNLHLSEGLEYLSNKLRYLEWDRYPFKSFPSTFQPNELIELHMRCSNIKHMWKGIKPLKMLKVIDLSYSVNLIKTMDFKDVPNLEELNLEGCTRLLEVHQSIGVLRECIISLNLKDCKSLVSLPNGICDLKSLKYLNLHGCSKLEQLPERLGDMTCLEKLNVGEIAPRQLPSTKLWDFLLPWQKFPKRFLTQKDPNPMAMALPALFSLKSLRSLNLSYCNLTDGALPSDLSCFPLLKTFNLSGNNFVSIPSSISRLSKLEDFQFSNCKRLQSFPNLPSSILFLSMEGCSALETLLPKSNSSQFELFNICAEGCKRLQLLPDLSSSILKISVEGFSSKETSPNLFVTHSSKPSMLTFINILKSVEVQSENIPLVARMSGYLHYLLRHRHSSLGFFNPSTQVSVCLAGSEIPGWFNYQSPGSSLEMQLPPYWWTNKWMGFTFCIVFEFREPIADTSTIFCDLHARIAPDQDLFLGRSSVQISKELDTTLDQLWVNYIPRSCLTCLDKWEESDCLKMTFFSNELSFKYCGIRKMYSRDADELVLCSRPLESMGLLPSNANNVEKSKRSPEDYCCGSSGEPSNEISNMISGLPSKRLKVHVDPDVKLTSGSPQE, from the exons ATGGCTAATTCCAGCAACCCTTCATGGAAATACGATGTGTTCATTAGCTTCAGAGGAGAAGACACCCGGAAAAATTTCACCAGCCATCTCTACGCTGCGCTGCGTCAGAAAGGGATTAACGCTTTTAAAGATGACCGGCAGCTCGAGAGAGGGAAGACCATTTCTCAGGAACTAGTTAAGGCGATCAGAGCTTCGAAGATACTGATGataatattttcaagaaaCTATGCATTCTCTAGATGGTGCTTGGAGGAGGCTGTGGAAATTGCTGAGTGTGCCAAAGGGAATGGACAAATGGTAGTGCCTGTTTTCTACAATGTGAACCCGAATGAGGTGAGGAAACAGACGGGGGATTTTGGAAAGGCATTTGGGGAGCACCAGCTACGTTTCAGGAACAATCTTCTTACGGTGCAGCGTTGGAGGCTTGCATTGACACAATTGGGTAGTCTCTCTGGTTGGGATTTACAAGAAAg GACCGAGTCAGAGCTTATTGAAGAAATCATTAAGGACGTCCTAGGGAAATTGAGAAAATCAAGTTTAATGTCAGGTGCTGCAATGGATTTTGTTGGAATGAATTCACGTTTGGTGGAAATGAGCATGTATTTGGATATGGGTCGGTTGAATGATGTTCTCTTTATAGGAATTAGTGGGATGGGCGGCATAGGTAAGACAACCATTGCTAGAGTTGTCTATGAAGAACTTGCTTCTCAATTTGAGGGTAGCAGCTTTCTTGCTAATGTTAGAGAAGTTAAGGAGAAGCATGGTTTAGTTCCTTTGCAGCAACAACTTCTTTCTGAAATTCTAATGGATGGAAACATCGCGATTTGGGATGCTCATTGTGGAACCAGTGAGATCGTAAATAGGATGTGTAAGAAAAGGGTTCTTCTCATTCTTGATGATGTCAATCAATTGGAGCAATTAAAGCTATTAGCTGGTAGGCATGATTGGTTTGGCAGTGGAAGCAGGATAATAATAACTACCAGAGATGAACATTTGCTGAAATGCCATGGAgtagataaaatatataaggttcAGGGATTAAGTCAGGATGAATCAATTCATCTCTTTTGTTTGAGAGCCTTTAAAAGTGATTATCCTGCAGATGATTATGTGGAGCTCTCCAATGAGTTTGTGAATTATTGCAATGGCCTTCCATTAGCTCTCGATGTTCTTGGTTCCTTTTTGTTTGATAAATCTGTAAACGAGTGGACAAGTGCACTGCGTAGATTGAAACAAATTCCTAATCAAGAAATTTTGGAAAAGCTTTTTATAAGTTTTGACGGGTTGGAGGAAGTggagaagaaaatatttttggatattGCTTGTTTTTTCAATGGAGAGGATAAAGATTATGTGATAAAAGTGTTGGAAAGTCGTGGTTTCTATCCACATGTTGGAATAAGGGACCTCATCAATAAATCCCTCATAACCATTTCAAAAGAGAGGATATGGATGCATGATTTACTTCAAGAAATGGGTCGAGAAATTGTTCGACAAGAATCACAAGAAGAACCTGGAAAAAGAAGTAGATTGTGGCTTTATGAGGATGTGTATCATGTTTTGTCAAATGATACG GGAACAGAACAGGTTGAAGCCATAGTCCTAGATTCATGTGAacaagaagatgaagaattgAGTGCTAAAGCTTTCACCAAGATGAAAAGGCTAAGATTTCTCAAACTTCGAAATCTTCACCTTTCAGAGGGTCTTGAGTATCTTTCAAATAAGTTGAGATACCTTGAATGGGATAGATATCCTTTCAAATCTTTTCCGTCTACTTTTCAGCCAAATGAACTTATTGAGCTCCATATGCGTTGTAGTAACATAAAACATATGTGGAAGGGAATCAAA CCTTTAAAGATGTTGAAGGTCATTGATCTTAGTTACTCTGTTAACTTAATCAAGACCATGGACTTCAAGGATGTTCCAAATCTTGAAGAGCTGAACCTTGAAGGTTGCACAAGGCTTCTTGAGGTTCACCAATCAATTGGAGTTCTAAGAGAATGTATCATTTCATTGAACTTGAAGGACTGCAAAAGCCTTGTGAGTCTTCCAAATGGCATATGTGATCTGAAGTCCCTCAAGTATCTTAATTTGCATGGATGCTCAAAACTTGAGCAATTGCCAGAAAGGTTGGGTGACATGACGTGTTTGGAGAAGCTGAATGTAGGGGAAATTGCACCGAGACAACTTCCATCCACTAAGCTATGGGATTTTCTTCTTCCATGGCAAAAATTTCCTAAACGGTTTTTGACACAGAAGGATCCAAATCCAATGGCCATGGCATTGCCTGCCTTGTTTTCCTTAAAATCTTTGAGGTCATTGAATCTAAGTTACTGCAACCTAACGGATGGAGCACTTCCCAGTGATCTGAGCTGCTTCCCTTTGTTGAAGACATTTAATCTGAGTGGGAATAATTTTGTTAGCATTCCTTCAAGCATTAGCCGACTTTCGAAACTTGAAGACTTCCAATTTTCTAATTGCAAGAGACTTCAGTCATTTCCAAATCTTCCATCAAGTATTTTGTTTCTTAGTATGGAAGGTTGCAGTGCCTTGGAAACTTTGCTACCTAAAAGTAACAGCAGCCAATTTGAGCTTTTTAACATCTGTGCTGAAGGTTGCAAGAGGCTTCAGCTATTGCCAGATCTTTCAtcaagtattttaaaaataagcgTGGAAGGtttttcttcaaaagaaaCCAGTCCGAATCTATTCGTAACGCACTCTTCAAAACCTTCCATGTtgacttttataaatatcttgAAGTCGGTTGAGGTTCAAAGTGAAAATATTCCACTAGTTGCAAGAATGTCAGGTTATCTACATTATCTGTTAAGGCACAGGCACAGCTCTCTG GGATTCTTTAATCCAAGCACTCAGGTATCCGTTTGTTTAGCTGGAAGTGAAATTCCTGGTTGGTTCAACTATCAATCACCAGGGTCTTCACTAGAAATGCAGCTGCCTCCATATTGGTGGACTAACAAGTGGATGGGATTTACTTTTTGTATAGTTTTTGAATTCCGTGAGCCTATAGCCGATACTTCTACCATCTTCTGTGATTTGCATGCACGCATCGCTCCTGATCAAGACTTGTTTCTCGGTCGCTCATCTGTACAAATCTCTAAGGAATTGGACACTACATTGGATCAACTCTGGGTCAACTACATACCGCGCAGCTGTTTAACTTGTTTGGATAAGTGGGAAGAAAGTGATTGCCTTAAGATGACATTTTTTTCCAATGAATTAAGCTTCAAGTATTGTGGGATCCGGAAGATGTATAGTCGAGATGCTGACGAGTTAGTTCTGTGCAGCAGACCATTGGAGAGCATGGGATTACTCCCCAGTAATGCTAATAATGTTGAGAAGAGTAAGAGAAGCCCGGAAGACTATTGCTGTGGCAGCAGTGGGGAACCCAGTAATGAAATCAGCAACATGATTAGTGGATTGCCTTCGAAGAGACTGAAAGTTCATGTTGATCCTGATGTGAAGCTCACGAGCGGAAGCCCCCAAGAATGA
- the LOC8267691 gene encoding disease resistance protein RUN1 isoform X2 — MSGAAMDFVGMNSRLVEMSMYLDMGRLNDVLFIGISGMGGIGKTTIARVVYEELASQFEGSSFLANVREVKEKHGLVPLQQQLLSEILMDGNIAIWDAHCGTSEIVNRMCKKRVLLILDDVNQLEQLKLLAGRHDWFGSGSRIIITTRDEHLLKCHGVDKIYKVQGLSQDESIHLFCLRAFKSDYPADDYVELSNEFVNYCNGLPLALDVLGSFLFDKSVNEWTSALRRLKQIPNQEILEKLFISFDGLEEVEKKIFLDIACFFNGEDKDYVIKVLESRGFYPHVGIRDLINKSLITISKERIWMHDLLQEMGREIVRQESQEEPGKRSRLWLYEDVYHVLSNDTGTEQVEAIVLDSCEQEDEELSAKAFTKMKRLRFLKLRNLHLSEGLEYLSNKLRYLEWDRYPFKSFPSTFQPNELIELHMRCSNIKHMWKGIKPLKMLKVIDLSYSVNLIKTMDFKDVPNLEELNLEGCTRLLEVHQSIGVLRECIISLNLKDCKSLVSLPNGICDLKSLKYLNLHGCSKLEQLPERLGDMTCLEKLNVGEIAPRQLPSTKLWDFLLPWQKFPKRFLTQKDPNPMAMALPALFSLKSLRSLNLSYCNLTDGALPSDLSCFPLLKTFNLSGNNFVSIPSSISRLSKLEDFQFSNCKRLQSFPNLPSSILFLSMEGCSALETLLPKSNSSQFELFNICAEGCKRLQLLPDLSSSILKISVEGFSSKETSPNLFVTHSSKPSMLTFINILKSVEVQSENIPLVARMSGYLHYLLRHRHSSLGFFNPSTQVSVCLAGSEIPGWFNYQSPGSSLEMQLPPYWWTNKWMGFTFCIVFEFREPIADTSTIFCDLHARIAPDQDLFLGRSSVQISKELDTTLDQLWVNYIPRSCLTCLDKWEESDCLKMTFFSNELSFKYCGIRKMYSRDADELVLCSRPLESMGLLPSNANNVEKSKRSPEDYCCGSSGEPSNEISNMISGLPSKRLKVHVDPDVKLTSGSPQE; from the exons ATGTCAGGTGCTGCAATGGATTTTGTTGGAATGAATTCACGTTTGGTGGAAATGAGCATGTATTTGGATATGGGTCGGTTGAATGATGTTCTCTTTATAGGAATTAGTGGGATGGGCGGCATAGGTAAGACAACCATTGCTAGAGTTGTCTATGAAGAACTTGCTTCTCAATTTGAGGGTAGCAGCTTTCTTGCTAATGTTAGAGAAGTTAAGGAGAAGCATGGTTTAGTTCCTTTGCAGCAACAACTTCTTTCTGAAATTCTAATGGATGGAAACATCGCGATTTGGGATGCTCATTGTGGAACCAGTGAGATCGTAAATAGGATGTGTAAGAAAAGGGTTCTTCTCATTCTTGATGATGTCAATCAATTGGAGCAATTAAAGCTATTAGCTGGTAGGCATGATTGGTTTGGCAGTGGAAGCAGGATAATAATAACTACCAGAGATGAACATTTGCTGAAATGCCATGGAgtagataaaatatataaggttcAGGGATTAAGTCAGGATGAATCAATTCATCTCTTTTGTTTGAGAGCCTTTAAAAGTGATTATCCTGCAGATGATTATGTGGAGCTCTCCAATGAGTTTGTGAATTATTGCAATGGCCTTCCATTAGCTCTCGATGTTCTTGGTTCCTTTTTGTTTGATAAATCTGTAAACGAGTGGACAAGTGCACTGCGTAGATTGAAACAAATTCCTAATCAAGAAATTTTGGAAAAGCTTTTTATAAGTTTTGACGGGTTGGAGGAAGTggagaagaaaatatttttggatattGCTTGTTTTTTCAATGGAGAGGATAAAGATTATGTGATAAAAGTGTTGGAAAGTCGTGGTTTCTATCCACATGTTGGAATAAGGGACCTCATCAATAAATCCCTCATAACCATTTCAAAAGAGAGGATATGGATGCATGATTTACTTCAAGAAATGGGTCGAGAAATTGTTCGACAAGAATCACAAGAAGAACCTGGAAAAAGAAGTAGATTGTGGCTTTATGAGGATGTGTATCATGTTTTGTCAAATGATACG GGAACAGAACAGGTTGAAGCCATAGTCCTAGATTCATGTGAacaagaagatgaagaattgAGTGCTAAAGCTTTCACCAAGATGAAAAGGCTAAGATTTCTCAAACTTCGAAATCTTCACCTTTCAGAGGGTCTTGAGTATCTTTCAAATAAGTTGAGATACCTTGAATGGGATAGATATCCTTTCAAATCTTTTCCGTCTACTTTTCAGCCAAATGAACTTATTGAGCTCCATATGCGTTGTAGTAACATAAAACATATGTGGAAGGGAATCAAA CCTTTAAAGATGTTGAAGGTCATTGATCTTAGTTACTCTGTTAACTTAATCAAGACCATGGACTTCAAGGATGTTCCAAATCTTGAAGAGCTGAACCTTGAAGGTTGCACAAGGCTTCTTGAGGTTCACCAATCAATTGGAGTTCTAAGAGAATGTATCATTTCATTGAACTTGAAGGACTGCAAAAGCCTTGTGAGTCTTCCAAATGGCATATGTGATCTGAAGTCCCTCAAGTATCTTAATTTGCATGGATGCTCAAAACTTGAGCAATTGCCAGAAAGGTTGGGTGACATGACGTGTTTGGAGAAGCTGAATGTAGGGGAAATTGCACCGAGACAACTTCCATCCACTAAGCTATGGGATTTTCTTCTTCCATGGCAAAAATTTCCTAAACGGTTTTTGACACAGAAGGATCCAAATCCAATGGCCATGGCATTGCCTGCCTTGTTTTCCTTAAAATCTTTGAGGTCATTGAATCTAAGTTACTGCAACCTAACGGATGGAGCACTTCCCAGTGATCTGAGCTGCTTCCCTTTGTTGAAGACATTTAATCTGAGTGGGAATAATTTTGTTAGCATTCCTTCAAGCATTAGCCGACTTTCGAAACTTGAAGACTTCCAATTTTCTAATTGCAAGAGACTTCAGTCATTTCCAAATCTTCCATCAAGTATTTTGTTTCTTAGTATGGAAGGTTGCAGTGCCTTGGAAACTTTGCTACCTAAAAGTAACAGCAGCCAATTTGAGCTTTTTAACATCTGTGCTGAAGGTTGCAAGAGGCTTCAGCTATTGCCAGATCTTTCAtcaagtattttaaaaataagcgTGGAAGGtttttcttcaaaagaaaCCAGTCCGAATCTATTCGTAACGCACTCTTCAAAACCTTCCATGTtgacttttataaatatcttgAAGTCGGTTGAGGTTCAAAGTGAAAATATTCCACTAGTTGCAAGAATGTCAGGTTATCTACATTATCTGTTAAGGCACAGGCACAGCTCTCTG GGATTCTTTAATCCAAGCACTCAGGTATCCGTTTGTTTAGCTGGAAGTGAAATTCCTGGTTGGTTCAACTATCAATCACCAGGGTCTTCACTAGAAATGCAGCTGCCTCCATATTGGTGGACTAACAAGTGGATGGGATTTACTTTTTGTATAGTTTTTGAATTCCGTGAGCCTATAGCCGATACTTCTACCATCTTCTGTGATTTGCATGCACGCATCGCTCCTGATCAAGACTTGTTTCTCGGTCGCTCATCTGTACAAATCTCTAAGGAATTGGACACTACATTGGATCAACTCTGGGTCAACTACATACCGCGCAGCTGTTTAACTTGTTTGGATAAGTGGGAAGAAAGTGATTGCCTTAAGATGACATTTTTTTCCAATGAATTAAGCTTCAAGTATTGTGGGATCCGGAAGATGTATAGTCGAGATGCTGACGAGTTAGTTCTGTGCAGCAGACCATTGGAGAGCATGGGATTACTCCCCAGTAATGCTAATAATGTTGAGAAGAGTAAGAGAAGCCCGGAAGACTATTGCTGTGGCAGCAGTGGGGAACCCAGTAATGAAATCAGCAACATGATTAGTGGATTGCCTTCGAAGAGACTGAAAGTTCATGTTGATCCTGATGTGAAGCTCACGAGCGGAAGCCCCCAAGAATGA